The proteins below are encoded in one region of Gimesia chilikensis:
- the nrdR gene encoding transcriptional regulator NrdR: MMCPFCRDGETKVIDSRLSQPFSVRRRRECLACGKRFTTYEKIEESPLKVVKKDGARVPFDRMKMVKGIETACYKRPVSPDQIESIVAQIEAEIYENFDREVPSRFIGERVSTELKNVDQVAFVRFASVYRNFTDANDFVTEIQPMLRTDD; encoded by the coding sequence ATGATGTGCCCTTTTTGTCGTGATGGTGAGACGAAAGTCATTGATTCGCGCTTGAGTCAACCTTTCAGTGTACGCCGCAGACGTGAGTGTCTGGCCTGCGGAAAGCGCTTCACGACCTATGAAAAGATTGAAGAATCCCCCCTCAAAGTCGTCAAGAAAGATGGGGCCCGTGTTCCCTTCGATCGGATGAAAATGGTCAAGGGGATTGAGACCGCCTGCTACAAACGCCCGGTCAGCCCCGATCAGATCGAATCGATTGTGGCCCAGATCGAAGCCGAGATCTATGAGAACTTCGATCGCGAAGTCCCCTCGCGATTCATCGGCGAGCGGGTTTCCACGGAACTGAAGAACGTCGACCAGGTGGCCTTCGTCCGTTTTGCTTCGGTCTATCGCAACTTTACCGACGCCAACGATTTCGTAACCGAAATCCAGCCCATGCTGCGAACCGACGATTAG
- a CDS encoding sodium:solute symporter family protein, whose product MDWSIVVCYLLSSIVIGLWANRYVGNLSDYLVAGRKLRLRLALATMTGTELGLVTVMYMAELGFTQQYASLYLAFLEAGAVLLIGLTGFVVYRLRQSSIMTIPEYYEQRYSQSVRVVGATVMVVSGVLNMGLFLKAGSQFLTAVSGLQDEMYLKLIMTGLLLLVLFYTVLGGMVSVVITDLIQFLILGTGMVIVTGVVFWSIGWDGLSAIVTEQNGYFDPFHPENNSGNGNPIGWLQIVQMAIVIGSAALLWPTSAARTLSCQSAEVAQKLYSLSSISFLARRALPVFWGIGTFAFFASQPELFQEFHQAVETNASITSLSAMPLFLAKVVPTGLLGLVTAGMIAAFMSTHDSYLLCWSGVITQDIIAPIAGPMSQRSRILTTRISIFVIGAMLLTWGLWYEVSSDLWGYLAVTGAVYLSGAIPTVVGGLYWRRGSRAGALAAILGGLSGLLAMGPCVDLINDAFATSLNGTHLTLLTFVFSSVAYIVFSLLIPDRRAETSPNVSVNPA is encoded by the coding sequence TTGGACTGGTCCATCGTCGTCTGTTACCTGCTCTCATCAATCGTAATTGGTTTGTGGGCCAATCGTTACGTCGGAAATCTCTCCGATTATCTCGTCGCCGGCCGCAAATTACGGCTTCGACTGGCCCTAGCCACCATGACGGGGACCGAACTGGGTCTCGTGACCGTGATGTACATGGCCGAACTCGGCTTTACCCAGCAGTACGCCTCCCTGTACCTCGCATTTCTGGAGGCGGGAGCGGTGCTGTTGATCGGTCTGACCGGCTTTGTTGTCTATCGGCTCCGGCAATCCTCGATCATGACGATCCCCGAATATTATGAACAGCGTTACTCGCAGTCGGTGCGGGTGGTCGGGGCGACGGTGATGGTCGTCTCGGGCGTATTGAACATGGGGTTGTTCCTCAAAGCGGGCTCTCAGTTTCTGACTGCGGTTTCCGGACTGCAGGATGAGATGTACCTCAAACTGATCATGACGGGGCTATTGCTGCTGGTGCTGTTCTACACGGTGCTGGGAGGGATGGTTTCGGTAGTGATCACCGACCTGATCCAGTTTCTGATCCTGGGGACCGGCATGGTGATTGTGACCGGCGTGGTCTTCTGGTCGATCGGCTGGGACGGACTCTCGGCGATTGTTACCGAGCAGAACGGCTATTTTGATCCCTTCCATCCTGAGAATAACTCGGGGAACGGGAATCCCATCGGCTGGCTGCAAATCGTGCAGATGGCGATTGTCATCGGTTCGGCCGCTTTGCTCTGGCCGACCAGCGCGGCTCGCACGCTCTCCTGTCAGAGTGCGGAAGTGGCTCAGAAACTCTACTCGCTGAGCTCCATCTCCTTTCTGGCGCGTCGTGCCCTGCCTGTGTTCTGGGGGATCGGGACGTTTGCCTTTTTCGCTTCGCAGCCGGAGTTGTTTCAGGAATTTCATCAGGCGGTGGAAACCAACGCCTCGATTACCTCGCTGTCTGCGATGCCTCTGTTTCTGGCGAAAGTGGTGCCGACCGGCTTATTAGGGCTGGTGACAGCAGGCATGATCGCCGCCTTCATGTCGACCCACGACAGCTATCTGCTCTGCTGGAGTGGCGTGATCACACAGGATATTATCGCACCTATCGCTGGGCCGATGAGCCAGCGTTCCCGGATTCTGACGACACGGATTTCGATCTTCGTGATCGGGGCGATGCTTCTGACCTGGGGACTCTGGTACGAAGTCAGCAGCGATCTCTGGGGTTATCTGGCCGTCACGGGAGCCGTGTATCTGTCGGGGGCGATTCCCACGGTGGTCGGTGGTTTGTACTGGAGACGGGGCAGCCGGGCCGGCGCACTGGCGGCGATCCTGGGAGGTCTGTCAGGATTGCTGGCGATGGGTCCCTGCGTGGATCTGATCAACGACGCGTTTGCGACCAGCTTAAACGGCACACACCTGACGCTGCTGACGTTCGTGTTTTCGAGCGTGGCATACATCGTGTTTTCACTGCTGATTCCCGATCGACGTGCTGAAACCAGTCCGAATGTCTCCGTCAATCCGGCTTAA
- a CDS encoding small basic protein, translated as MSLDKSLKSKSSLTRARNVLKRAERIEKLKFEDRWADGQGALGLPKVRVEKISIGKKKKKKKDDDED; from the coding sequence GTGTCACTCGACAAAAGTTTGAAGAGCAAAAGCTCGCTGACCCGTGCCCGCAACGTTTTGAAGCGTGCTGAACGTATTGAGAAATTGAAGTTCGAAGACCGCTGGGCCGATGGCCAGGGCGCACTGGGTCTGCCCAAAGTCCGCGTCGAGAAAATCTCGATCGGCAAGAAGAAGAAAAAGAAGAAAGACGACGACGAAGATTAA
- a CDS encoding GH3 auxin-responsive promoter family protein: MHALYVLRAFGGTFVRRRYRRAAHEFLACTSDCRSVQQATLQRILQLNAASDLSRQYNLDGSCTIADFQSRFPVSEYEFFRPYIERVKQGETAALLGPENRLLMFTLSSGTTTDSKFIPITAPFLKDYRQGWQNWGILTYDDFAPLKYQNIVQLTSNFDKFRTPGGTPCGNISGLVAAMQSPVVQSMYTVPGDVSRIDDPQLKYYTALRLALADRHVGMLTTANPSTLLHLAQFADEQKESLVRDIAEGRLTGAAQMDLQILGKLKRRLQRKNRGRARELEQIIERTGHLYPRDFWPGLSVLAVWTGGSAGAYLSQLKPYYGDLPVRDHGLSASEGRMTIPLDSGTSSGVLDITSHFFEFVPEAEDPLKTSHILTADQLEEGQNYYILLTTPSGLYRYHICDVVRCTGFYQSTPLLAFLHKGAHISNLTGEKITESQVVDAVRGASQQHALELGQFAVIPQWGEPPCYQLLFEASPMLTDETLTRLLADFDQRLQETNCEYAEKRQSGRLAPPVPCPLKPGTWQRFAAERQQKPGGSFEQYKHPCLIPQLDYASELIARFSP; this comes from the coding sequence ATGCATGCCCTGTATGTGCTACGGGCTTTCGGAGGAACCTTCGTGCGACGACGCTATCGTCGTGCCGCTCATGAATTCCTCGCCTGCACCTCTGACTGTCGCTCGGTCCAGCAGGCAACGCTGCAGCGCATTCTGCAGTTAAACGCTGCCAGCGATTTGAGTCGCCAGTACAACCTGGACGGTTCCTGCACGATTGCAGATTTTCAATCCCGCTTCCCGGTTTCCGAATACGAATTCTTTCGCCCCTACATTGAACGCGTCAAACAGGGGGAAACCGCTGCGCTACTGGGCCCCGAGAATCGCCTGCTGATGTTTACGCTCAGCAGCGGCACTACGACTGATTCCAAGTTCATCCCGATCACCGCCCCGTTCCTCAAAGACTATCGCCAGGGCTGGCAGAACTGGGGCATTCTGACCTATGACGATTTCGCGCCGCTGAAGTATCAGAACATCGTGCAGCTCACCAGCAACTTCGACAAGTTCCGCACACCTGGTGGCACTCCCTGCGGCAATATCAGCGGCCTGGTCGCAGCGATGCAGAGCCCCGTCGTGCAGTCGATGTATACGGTACCCGGAGACGTCTCACGCATCGACGACCCCCAACTGAAATATTACACCGCCCTGCGACTCGCGCTCGCCGACCGGCATGTGGGCATGCTTACCACCGCCAATCCCAGCACGCTGCTCCACCTGGCCCAGTTCGCTGACGAGCAAAAAGAATCGCTGGTACGCGACATTGCCGAGGGACGCCTGACGGGAGCCGCTCAGATGGACCTGCAGATCCTGGGCAAACTCAAACGTCGGCTGCAGCGAAAGAACCGAGGCCGCGCGCGGGAACTGGAACAGATCATCGAACGCACCGGACACCTCTATCCCCGCGATTTTTGGCCCGGACTCTCCGTGCTCGCAGTCTGGACGGGGGGCAGCGCCGGTGCTTACCTGTCACAGCTCAAACCCTACTATGGCGATCTGCCGGTCCGCGATCATGGTCTCTCGGCCAGCGAAGGACGGATGACGATTCCGCTCGACTCAGGCACCTCGAGCGGCGTACTGGATATCACGTCGCACTTCTTCGAGTTCGTCCCCGAAGCGGAAGACCCGTTGAAGACCTCACACATCCTGACTGCGGATCAACTGGAAGAGGGACAGAACTATTATATCCTGCTGACCACCCCCTCGGGTCTCTATCGTTACCATATCTGTGACGTCGTCCGCTGCACCGGTTTTTATCAGTCCACTCCCCTGCTCGCGTTTCTCCACAAAGGCGCTCACATCTCGAACCTGACTGGCGAGAAGATCACCGAGTCGCAGGTCGTCGATGCCGTCCGTGGCGCATCACAGCAGCATGCGCTGGAACTGGGACAATTCGCGGTGATTCCACAATGGGGCGAGCCCCCCTGTTATCAGCTCTTATTCGAAGCATCGCCGATGCTCACGGATGAAACGCTCACGCGACTGCTCGCCGACTTTGATCAACGTCTGCAGGAAACCAACTGTGAATACGCCGAGAAGCGTCAGTCCGGACGACTGGCACCGCCGGTCCCCTGCCCGCTCAAGCCGGGCACATGGCAGCGTTTCGCGGCTGAGCGCCAGCAGAAACCGGGAGGCAGCTTCGAACAGTACAAGCATCCCTGCCTGATTCCCCAGCTCGATTACGCGAGTGAACTCATCGCCCGGTTCTCTCCCTGA
- a CDS encoding PVC-type heme-binding CxxCH protein — translation MKISVFGVIFVTLTLYSTNCLPAAESNGETSLIQVPGAWEDQQAGKNADLDGFAWYRCYVKVPNNWADMNARPLWRDSVTLSIEKLADAHEVYINGTRIGQIGKFPPNFESGFDSYQRYKVPPGTLKLGKYNTIAVRVYNEEGPGGFRGAPPILAGYFLECVLKGEWEFLPGDDVKWALTAREQKPAQAAFDEFTPATSTLKRSAKLSPGRRLSPEKSMTLFETDDDVAVDQLLTEPLVGQPLFMSFDERGRMWVVQYRQYPYPAGLKVLSRNKYYRMEFDRVSPPPPNHFPGNDRITIHEDTNGDGKYDAHKVFAGDLNIATSVVKGRGGIWVLNPPYLLFYPDKDNDDIPDGDPEVRLWGFGLSDTHSAPNSLQWGPDGWLYMVQGSNLVSHLKNTDKPDAKSIYCEGPGVWRYHPETGRYELFAEGGGNAFGLEVDADGRVYSGHNGGGTRGFYYVQGGYYEKGTERKYGDVSNPYAFGLLPFMKHAATPRFSHALVKYEGDTLPERFKGKLISVDPLHQYLVLTQVNQLGSSFQTEDMGFPLKSTDLGFRPVAIYTGPDGGVYIADFYEEFIAHGQHYQGQIDPNSGRVYRLRGKDAAPRKIEDLSQKSSRELLELLKHPNEWHRRTALRLLGDRKDASVIPTLKQWIKENDGHLALEAFWALNLSQGFDDAVAEETLKHPHPMVRFWTVRLLGDDKVVSSHIGQQLIEAARNEPNAEVRGQLAATARRLPADLCLPLVEALSDYEEDVDDPHQPLMLWWALESRSVSDREQVLALFKDKQFWERPLVQTALLERLIRRYATAGSRTDLVTCAKLFELAPDAKSRQLLMTGFENSFKGRSLAGLPEALVKALADAGGGSTTLQMRLGNQAAIQTALDALKSPGKNQAELLDYIQVLGELQEPQARPVMQALLSSTQNSDLQTGLLVALQKYQQPEIAAVILKRYPDFSEDVREVALSTLVSRKEWTRDLLAAVEAGELDAKAIPEDLVRKMTIHQDPQITELVGRHWKEIQGASNQQMQASIARISGVLEQGSSDVYRGKELYQQNCAKCHVLFGEGKRVGPELTQYKRDDSLRMLMHVVNPSAEIREGFETYLVITDDGLVVSGFLYDQDKQIVVIRGADGQNVTIKRENIDEMIKQPKSLMPEGLLDKLSDQELRDLFGFLRSSQPVFK, via the coding sequence ATGAAAATATCTGTTTTTGGGGTAATATTCGTAACTTTAACCCTTTACAGTACTAATTGTCTTCCGGCGGCAGAATCTAATGGAGAAACTTCTCTGATTCAGGTCCCTGGAGCCTGGGAGGATCAGCAGGCAGGGAAAAATGCAGACCTGGACGGGTTCGCCTGGTATCGCTGCTACGTCAAAGTTCCCAACAACTGGGCCGACATGAATGCCCGTCCCCTCTGGCGGGATTCGGTGACGCTCTCGATTGAAAAACTGGCGGATGCCCACGAAGTCTATATCAACGGGACGCGTATCGGTCAGATTGGAAAGTTCCCCCCGAACTTCGAAAGTGGCTTCGACAGTTATCAGCGCTACAAGGTTCCGCCGGGAACGCTCAAGCTGGGGAAGTACAATACGATCGCGGTCCGCGTTTATAACGAAGAAGGCCCGGGAGGTTTCCGGGGCGCACCTCCGATCCTGGCTGGTTACTTTCTCGAGTGCGTGCTTAAAGGGGAATGGGAATTCCTGCCGGGCGATGATGTGAAATGGGCGCTGACCGCCCGCGAGCAGAAGCCGGCCCAGGCCGCTTTCGATGAGTTCACGCCGGCCACCTCAACACTCAAACGCTCCGCCAAACTTTCTCCTGGGCGACGCCTCTCCCCCGAGAAGTCGATGACACTTTTCGAAACCGATGATGATGTGGCCGTGGATCAGTTACTCACCGAGCCTCTGGTAGGGCAGCCATTGTTTATGAGTTTCGATGAACGGGGACGGATGTGGGTCGTACAGTATCGCCAGTATCCTTATCCCGCGGGACTCAAGGTGTTGAGCCGGAATAAATATTACCGGATGGAATTCGACCGGGTCTCCCCGCCGCCTCCCAACCACTTCCCGGGTAACGACCGGATCACAATTCACGAAGATACCAACGGTGACGGCAAGTACGATGCACACAAGGTTTTTGCCGGCGATCTCAATATCGCGACGTCGGTTGTCAAAGGGCGCGGCGGGATCTGGGTGCTCAATCCGCCTTACCTCCTGTTTTATCCTGACAAAGACAACGACGACATTCCTGATGGCGATCCGGAAGTTCGCCTGTGGGGCTTTGGTCTGTCCGACACACACTCGGCTCCCAACAGTCTGCAGTGGGGTCCGGATGGCTGGCTCTACATGGTGCAGGGGAGTAACCTCGTTTCGCATCTGAAGAATACCGACAAGCCGGATGCAAAATCGATTTACTGCGAAGGGCCCGGGGTCTGGCGCTATCATCCGGAAACAGGACGCTATGAACTTTTCGCCGAAGGGGGCGGTAATGCCTTCGGGCTGGAAGTCGATGCCGACGGCCGTGTTTATTCCGGCCATAACGGCGGAGGCACCCGCGGGTTCTACTATGTGCAGGGAGGTTATTACGAAAAGGGGACCGAACGGAAGTACGGCGATGTGAGTAACCCTTATGCCTTTGGTCTGCTGCCTTTCATGAAGCATGCCGCTACGCCCCGCTTCAGTCACGCGCTGGTGAAATACGAGGGGGACACGCTGCCCGAGCGCTTTAAAGGGAAGCTGATTTCCGTCGATCCGCTGCACCAGTACCTGGTGCTCACTCAGGTGAATCAACTGGGGTCTTCCTTTCAGACCGAAGACATGGGCTTTCCGTTGAAGAGTACCGACCTCGGTTTTCGTCCTGTGGCGATCTACACAGGACCTGACGGAGGTGTTTACATCGCTGACTTTTACGAAGAATTCATCGCGCATGGTCAGCACTACCAGGGACAGATCGATCCTAATTCGGGTCGCGTCTATCGCCTCCGCGGTAAGGATGCGGCGCCCCGTAAGATCGAGGACTTGAGTCAAAAGAGTTCGCGGGAACTGCTGGAGCTGCTCAAACATCCCAACGAATGGCACCGCCGCACCGCGCTGCGACTGCTGGGCGACCGTAAAGATGCGTCCGTGATTCCCACACTCAAACAATGGATCAAAGAGAACGACGGACACCTTGCCCTGGAGGCATTCTGGGCGTTGAATCTTTCGCAGGGCTTTGACGATGCCGTCGCGGAAGAGACATTGAAACATCCTCATCCCATGGTCCGCTTCTGGACGGTGCGTCTGCTGGGAGACGACAAAGTGGTCTCCAGTCATATTGGTCAGCAGCTGATCGAGGCCGCGCGGAACGAACCGAATGCGGAAGTCCGTGGTCAACTGGCGGCAACCGCTCGACGCCTGCCCGCGGATCTCTGTCTGCCCCTGGTCGAAGCCTTGAGCGACTACGAGGAAGACGTGGACGATCCACATCAGCCGCTGATGCTCTGGTGGGCACTGGAATCCAGGTCGGTCTCCGATCGGGAACAGGTACTCGCCTTGTTTAAAGACAAACAGTTCTGGGAGCGTCCCCTGGTGCAGACAGCTTTGCTGGAACGACTGATTCGTCGTTACGCGACCGCAGGCAGCCGAACGGATCTGGTCACCTGTGCCAAACTGTTCGAGCTGGCTCCCGATGCGAAGTCACGCCAACTGCTGATGACCGGTTTCGAGAATTCGTTCAAGGGACGTTCGCTGGCCGGGCTGCCCGAGGCACTGGTTAAAGCCCTGGCGGATGCGGGGGGCGGATCGACGACGCTGCAGATGCGACTGGGAAATCAAGCCGCGATTCAGACGGCACTGGACGCGTTGAAGTCACCCGGCAAGAATCAGGCTGAACTGCTGGACTATATTCAGGTGCTGGGCGAACTGCAGGAACCCCAGGCCCGCCCCGTGATGCAGGCTTTATTGAGCAGTACCCAAAACAGCGATTTGCAGACCGGCCTGCTGGTCGCGTTACAGAAATATCAGCAGCCGGAAATCGCTGCGGTGATTCTCAAACGCTATCCGGATTTTTCTGAAGACGTACGCGAAGTCGCGTTGAGTACGCTCGTCAGTCGGAAGGAATGGACCCGCGACTTGCTGGCTGCGGTGGAAGCGGGAGAGCTGGACGCCAAGGCAATTCCAGAAGACCTGGTTCGCAAGATGACGATTCACCAGGATCCGCAGATCACAGAACTCGTGGGTCGGCACTGGAAAGAGATCCAGGGCGCTTCGAACCAGCAGATGCAGGCCAGCATCGCCCGTATCTCAGGCGTACTGGAGCAGGGCAGCAGTGACGTTTATCGCGGCAAGGAACTGTACCAGCAGAACTGTGCCAAGTGTCACGTGCTGTTCGGTGAAGGCAAACGCGTGGGACCGGAGTTGACTCAGTACAAACGCGACGATTCCCTGCGGATGCTGATGCATGTGGTGAATCCGAGTGCGGAAATTCGCGAGGGTTTTGAAACGTACCTGGTGATCACCGACGATGGTCTGGTGGTTTCCGGCTTCCTCTACGATCAGGACAAACAGATTGTCGTGATCCGCGGGGCCGATGGTCAGAACGTGACGATCAAGCGGGAGAATATCGATGAGATGATCAAGCAGCCCAAGTCCCTGATGCCCGAAGGCCTGCTCGATAAACTCAGTGATCAGGAACTGCGGGACCTGTTCGGATTCCTGCGGAGCAGTCAGCCGGTTTTCAAATAA
- a CDS encoding GNAT family N-acetyltransferase, translating to METTRLILRRWCEEDIVPFVELNKDPRVMQYYPSTLTSEQSVQMVEDIRTHFEEYGFGLWAVEIKDQTSFAGFIGLTVPQFTAFFTPCIEILWRLATPYWNQGYASEGARAVLDFGFDECNLKQIVSFTVPSNIASRRVMEKIGMSYIDNFDHPGLPENDPLQRHVLYSITRSERDGLLPN from the coding sequence GTGGAAACGACTCGGCTGATTTTACGACGGTGGTGCGAGGAAGACATCGTACCTTTCGTCGAGCTCAATAAAGACCCACGCGTCATGCAGTATTATCCGTCTACGCTGACTTCCGAGCAGAGCGTGCAGATGGTAGAAGATATCCGAACGCACTTCGAAGAGTACGGCTTCGGCTTATGGGCCGTCGAGATTAAAGACCAGACTTCCTTCGCCGGTTTCATCGGCCTGACGGTTCCCCAGTTCACCGCGTTTTTTACGCCCTGCATCGAAATTCTCTGGCGACTGGCAACCCCCTACTGGAACCAGGGCTACGCATCGGAAGGCGCACGCGCCGTCCTCGACTTCGGCTTTGATGAATGTAATCTGAAACAGATCGTCTCATTCACAGTCCCCTCCAACATCGCTTCCCGCCGCGTGATGGAAAAAATCGGCATGTCGTATATCGACAACTTCGATCATCCCGGACTGCCCGAGAACGATCCGCTGCAGCGGCATGTGCTCTATAGTATCACCCGTTCGGAACGGGATGGACTCCTGCCGAACTAG
- a CDS encoding N,N-dimethylformamidase beta subunit family domain-containing protein encodes MISTFSRVWLLLVFSTLLAVPVTAAEDDAGSIFIEGYTNQLSYQPGEKIQFHLNSSEPQYSIEITRLGAENKTVYKETRQNGAAHPVPEDASSNGCRWPAAFELTVPESWASGYYSVRLAVRDRGGKFIQRNSRSAESSLFFIIRPQQPGSQTKILIQLSTNTYNAYNNWGGSSLYSYHGRDHLQGHRVSFDRPLAGQFSNWEYPFIAWAEQNGYQLDYAANSDLEFHPEILQHYKLVLSVGHDEYWSAPMRDHLEQYIQQGGNVAFFSGNSVCWQVRSEDDGRALTCWKQWYNQDPVFPTDDHSTLTTLWSHHLVNRPENQLTGVGFLYGGYHKSHGQFMDGSAAYRVHRPEHWIFEKTGIKQGDEFGGKDTIVGYECDGCQFVLQDGLPVPTHKDGTPKTFQILATCPAKWAPGDSLWYDRFEKDRVGAAVLGMYTNGGTVLTVGSTDWAHGLRGKDPIVQQVTRNILDRLSK; translated from the coding sequence ATGATTTCAACGTTCTCTCGTGTGTGGCTGCTGCTCGTTTTTTCTACTCTGCTCGCGGTGCCTGTAACTGCTGCGGAAGACGATGCCGGCTCGATTTTTATCGAGGGCTATACGAATCAGTTGAGCTATCAGCCCGGCGAGAAGATTCAGTTCCACCTCAACAGTTCCGAACCGCAGTATTCGATTGAGATCACCCGCCTGGGAGCCGAGAACAAAACCGTATATAAAGAGACGCGTCAGAACGGAGCCGCTCATCCCGTGCCTGAAGATGCTTCGTCCAACGGCTGTCGCTGGCCGGCGGCGTTCGAGCTGACGGTTCCCGAATCCTGGGCCAGCGGATATTACAGCGTGCGTCTGGCGGTGCGCGACCGGGGTGGTAAATTTATTCAGCGGAATTCCCGTTCGGCCGAGTCGAGCCTGTTTTTCATTATCCGTCCCCAGCAGCCCGGCTCTCAAACCAAGATCCTGATTCAACTCTCGACCAACACTTACAATGCTTATAACAACTGGGGTGGCTCGAGTCTGTACAGCTACCATGGTCGCGATCATCTGCAGGGGCACCGCGTTTCGTTCGATCGTCCGCTGGCCGGTCAGTTTTCGAATTGGGAATACCCGTTCATCGCCTGGGCCGAGCAGAATGGGTACCAGCTGGACTACGCCGCGAACAGCGATCTGGAATTTCATCCCGAAATTTTGCAGCATTACAAACTGGTCCTCAGCGTGGGCCATGATGAATACTGGTCTGCCCCGATGCGCGACCACCTGGAGCAGTACATTCAGCAGGGAGGCAATGTCGCGTTCTTCAGCGGGAATTCGGTCTGCTGGCAAGTGCGGAGTGAAGACGACGGTCGCGCCCTGACCTGCTGGAAACAGTGGTACAACCAGGATCCTGTTTTTCCGACAGACGATCACAGTACCCTGACCACGCTCTGGAGTCATCACCTGGTCAATCGGCCGGAAAATCAACTGACGGGCGTGGGCTTTCTATACGGCGGCTATCATAAGAGCCATGGTCAGTTCATGGATGGTTCCGCCGCGTATCGCGTGCATCGTCCCGAGCACTGGATCTTTGAGAAAACGGGGATCAAGCAGGGCGACGAATTCGGGGGCAAAGATACGATTGTCGGTTACGAATGCGACGGCTGTCAGTTTGTGCTGCAGGATGGTCTGCCTGTGCCGACCCATAAAGATGGCACTCCGAAGACCTTTCAGATCCTGGCGACCTGTCCGGCGAAATGGGCTCCCGGTGACAGCCTGTGGTACGATCGCTTCGAGAAAGATCGGGTCGGTGCCGCGGTGCTGGGGATGTATACCAACGGCGGGACCGTGCTGACGGTGGGGAGCACCGACTGGGCACACGGCCTGCGCGGGAAAGATCCAATCGTCCAGCAGGTCACCAGGAATATCCTCGACCGGTTGTCGAAGTGA
- a CDS encoding AraC family transcriptional regulator produces the protein MRFPERRKIALLIQTSSDWSRQIIQGIADYAFEQGGWDFWIEFRGLKEQLQIPASWHGHGTICRLTDARIRQSIIGRRLPAVNVSWLGTHSARIPKVVSDERACARMAADFFLNKGFRSFGYIGADPNLKYPPTIQHDFESAVSEAGGVCYDFPYYELTKEADYEQQQHRLKEWLRELPKPVALLVWSSKVGREVATVCVNHHLEIPDQVAILSIEHDPLMSALSPVPLSCINQGPHVVGHAAAQLLDQMIQGQPAPKTPVLIPPLSIEERASTDTLFADDDLVREAIQLIRQQAHLPLQVTDLTQRLNVSRRILEHRFQKALHRSPASEIRQAKLNRITRLLRETNLTISQIAERCGFQHQEAMIRMFGREMGMSPREYRQSSHTLR, from the coding sequence ATGAGATTTCCTGAACGTCGAAAAATCGCACTCCTGATTCAGACCTCCAGCGACTGGAGCCGCCAGATCATTCAGGGCATCGCCGACTATGCTTTCGAGCAGGGGGGCTGGGACTTCTGGATTGAATTCCGGGGACTCAAAGAACAGCTGCAGATTCCCGCCTCCTGGCACGGGCACGGCACCATCTGTCGATTGACCGACGCACGCATTCGTCAGTCGATCATCGGGCGGCGTCTGCCCGCGGTGAACGTCTCCTGGCTGGGAACACATTCCGCCCGCATTCCGAAAGTCGTTTCAGACGAACGCGCCTGTGCTCGCATGGCGGCGGACTTCTTCCTTAACAAGGGCTTTCGTTCTTTTGGCTATATTGGTGCCGACCCCAATTTGAAATACCCTCCCACCATTCAGCACGATTTTGAATCCGCGGTCAGTGAGGCAGGGGGCGTCTGTTATGACTTCCCTTATTACGAACTGACGAAGGAAGCGGACTACGAACAGCAGCAGCATCGACTGAAAGAATGGTTACGGGAGCTGCCCAAGCCGGTGGCGTTGCTGGTCTGGTCGAGCAAGGTGGGACGCGAAGTGGCAACGGTCTGCGTGAATCATCATCTGGAAATCCCGGACCAGGTGGCGATCCTCAGTATCGAACACGACCCACTGATGTCGGCGCTGTCGCCGGTACCATTGTCCTGTATCAACCAGGGACCGCACGTTGTCGGTCATGCCGCGGCACAGTTGCTGGATCAGATGATCCAGGGGCAGCCCGCGCCGAAGACGCCGGTGCTGATTCCTCCCCTGTCCATCGAAGAGCGGGCTTCCACGGATACGCTGTTCGCTGATGACGATCTGGTCCGCGAGGCGATCCAGCTGATTCGTCAGCAGGCACATCTCCCCCTGCAGGTCACCGATCTCACGCAGCGGCTGAATGTCTCGCGTCGTATTCTGGAACATCGTTTTCAGAAAGCCCTGCATCGCTCGCCGGCCAGTGAAATCCGCCAGGCGAAGCTGAATCGGATTACCCGCCTGCTGAGGGAGACCAACCTGACGATCTCGCAGATCGCAGAACGCTGTGGCTTTCAGCATCAGGAAGCGATGATTCGCATGTTCGGTCGCGAGATGGGCATGTCGCCCCGGGAATATCGTCAGTCGAGTCATACGCTCCGTTGA